The region CAGCCTTCGAAGCACACCTCATCAAACTACCAGGCATCCTCGACCGGGGCAGTGCCTAGTTCTTTTTGGGTGATCTAAAGCCTCACATCTGCTACAGATAAAGGATTCAGGCATCCGCAATTATTTTGAGCTCGTACAGATTTTAAGCGGGTTAACTTCCTGTCTTCGCCAAGCATTACGGTTAGCAGCACGATGGAGGTATCCCACGCCCAGCTGCTTTCCACTGTTCATCAGTCTTATATTCTCTTCGCACGTGATACCTTATCTAAATCTGTTTAGGTTCACAGCAACTTTCGGTCCAGTCCCAACCCACAGTCCTCTCCAGTCTCCAGCTACTGTTTCCGTTTCAGCTTCATCAGCACCAACTCCTTCACCACCGCCACTCCAATGCCGATTTCACACTATGACGGATGAGGAAGTCAGACAACATAGGGCCGCTGGTACTTGTTTCCGTTGTGGCCTTAGCTACAGCCCAACTCACCTTTGCCCACCAAAAACATTGCAAGAGTTGTTGGTTAGTTCAGGTGAAAATACTGATGCGTATAGCCTAATTTGGAACGCTGTACCAGTCACGCCTGCACATCCAAGTTCTGGTGGCTGCAACGCTTCACCTTGGCCATATCTACATCCACCTTGAGGTCAAGGCTGTTTCGACAGCGGGAAAGTTGATAACTTGATATCAATCGTCCATGCTTTATTTCCTGCAGTAGCCGTTCCCTGCTCTATTCTCTGAAGTATTTATCTTTTAGTTGTTAATTAGCTGTTTATTATCTTTGCCAATTTTCAGTAGAGAGTCTTAAGTCAATTAGAGTTGGAGTCTTATAAATAGAATTATGTTTTTTAGTTTTAAGTGAGCAGAAATTTAGTCTCGAGTCCAGTGACTGCTGTAGCCCTCTTTGGAGGCGTGTACCCTTTTCGAAGGAGTTTTATCGTTTGTAATTAATTTTCAGTTCAGTTTCCATCCATTTGTTGTGGTTTTTCATGTCCCCTGTTCTTTTACTGCATTTCATGTTCGTTTCCAGCCAGCAGCCGCTTATCTCTATCAGACTCTCAATGCATATTATGTACATTGCTTGCAAGTTTGGCATCCCTGACACAGATGACCTTACTTTTAATCttcaattttgatattttgattaaTGTCAATACTAGGGTGAAGTTTTATGCATTATGGTTTCATATATGTTTTCATTTGCAGAAGAGACTGGTGGACTCAACTTCAGAATTCAAGGGATTGGTGCCAGTAGTTGTTGCATTCATTGATAGGCTCTTGGGATGCCACAAACACCGCTGGTTGGGAGAACATCTCCTTAAAACACTGGATAAACATCTGCTTCCGAAACTCAAGAAAGACTATAACCTGGGATCTTACTTTCCTATATTTGAGAGAATTTCTGAAAATGACAAAGTTTCACCTAGTGGGCTGTTAAACCTTCTGTTGAGATTCATGGTTTTTCTTGTAGAGAAACATGGTCCTGATAGTGGGTTGAGATCTTGGCATCATGGGAGTAAAATTCTTGGCATTTGTAGAACAATGCTAGTCCACCATCACGGTTCTAGCCTGTTTATTGGGTTATCTCATCTTCTGGTCTCTATTTGTCTTTTCTTTCCTGATCTGGAGGTTCGTGATAGTGCGAGGTACACCTTACAGTCTCTTGGCCTAACTTACCGCCTACTTTTGCATGATCCAATTCTAAAACCTCCTTTATATTTAAGGTCATTGTAGTATGAATAACATGGCTAAAGTTTAATCTAATGTAAACATTTTGTTCCTATCAAGTAACTTTATTATGCTACTCATGTTCGCAATATCAGAGATTTCATGGTTATTTTCAGATTTTACCTGAGAATGCTAATTGGCATACCAGGAAAGAAGCTCAAGCACATCCTGAATACAGGGGAACATTTGCCTGGGTTATCTCCATCTACTCATTCTGGCTCATTCTTCAGTCTTCAGTCCACTTCAATTTTTCCTGATCTTAAGAAGTCTAGCAGTATTGCTTCTTGTATATACATTGAACGGGCAACGTCATTACTAGTGAAGCAGTCATGGTCCTTGTCCCTTCCTAACTTTGGCACCAATCCTGGTTTGCCTGGTTTTTTTGATGGCATCAGGGATAATGAACCAGCAGGCGAGGAACAGGTCTTGGAGATAACTATGAGTGGTGATACTATCTTAGAGAATGATTTGCCTCATCAACAAAAGGGGCCTTTACGGGTGATGGATGCAAAAAATTCTGAGATCGTCAATGAACTGAGAAGACATTTTATATCTATTCCTGATTATAGACATATGCCAGGGCTCAAAATTCAGATCTCCTGTAATTTGAGATTTGACTCAGAGCCATCGGTTGATGAAGAGAAGAAATTTACAGCAGCTAATGCATTTGACAGAGAGGACCAACTTCCTGCGTTATATGCTATAGTGCTTACATTCACTTCCTCCTCACCATATGGAGCTATTTCCCCATTTCATATTCCTTTCCTTCTTGGCTCACCACCTAAAAATGATAAACTTTTGAGCCAAGCTGATTCATTAGCTATTGTTTCTGTGGAGAATGGCCACGTAGAAGAAGAGAGCTTTAAAGCTCCTGTGTGTATAGAGTTTGAACCACGAGAACCAATGCCTGGCCTGGTTGATGTTTTCATTGAAACTAATGCAGACAATGGTCAGGTAATCAAAGGACAGCTTCCGAGCATTTCTGTTGGGATTGAGGATATGTTTCTTAGAGCTATTGTTCCAGATGACATTGCTGAAGATGATGTTCCGAGTTACTATGTGAATCTATTCAATGCATTATGGGAGGCCTGTGAGACAACATCCAGCACCGGTAGAGAAACCTTTGCCCTGAAAGGAGGAAGAGGGATTGCTGCTATCAGTGGGACGCGATCCGTAAAACTTCTTGAAGTTCCAGTGACAGCTTTGGTTGAAGCTATTGAACGACACCTGGCACCTTTTGTTGTTTGTGTCATTGGTGAACCACTTGTTGGCATGGTGAAATCAGGGGGCGTGATCAAGGATGTTATATGGAAGGATTCCAGCTCAGATTCTTCATTGGATATAACTTGTTCACCAACTAGTGCTCGAGGGGCCCTTTATCTCAAGTACTTtggtgatgaagaagaagatgatggaggGACTCAAATTACAGCTGCTAGAGAAAACATTGGTTACTGTCACATTTTGATATTTCTTCCACCAAGATTCCATCTCCTATTTCAGCTGGAGATTCGTGATTTTTCAACTCTGGTCCGGATTAGAACTGACCATTGGCCATGCCTAGCCTATGTTGACGACTATTTGGAAGCTTTATTTTTGGAGTGAAGCCTTCTTTGCAACCCTTCAACTGGATTCTGTTTTGATTGACGCTGTTCAGGACTTGGCTTCAAATTCTTTTATTCTTGTTCACTCAAAAATAAGGCATTGTTGAGCATGGTTATGGAACAGGTACTGACACTTCTTCTTTTCAGTTTACTTTGTATATTTGCTTCATATGATGGTCTCAGTTTTCTCTGCTCATTTACTATCATATTTACTTTTTAATGTATCCTATTTCACTTCCTGTTCCTTCTTGCTCTAGTGGCTTTCGATATGATTACTACTCCAGTGCCTACTCAGTGGTTGCTTGATATGCTATGTGGAATTACTGAGTTTCTTAGTCACGAAACGACATAGTATTTCAGAGGAAGAAACACTTAAAATTAGTCATGAGATTAGGAAACATTCTATGCTGCTGATTTGGCCATAAGTTGTTTACACATTTCAAGAAGAAAACAACACTCCACTGAATTACAATATGCTT is a window of Salvia splendens isolate huo1 chromosome 3, SspV2, whole genome shotgun sequence DNA encoding:
- the LOC121794590 gene encoding uncharacterized protein LOC121794590 — translated: MAGMPPKPLSPPEWDSLIDDYNLDGASRLHRWTGGASVPDLCLSSILRKDIPIQLKLHILTFLEHHSLEDSPPPPPFLLRLLDALRSVIQSPSDPFPLKDQFLISTAAVFVISLSEADEFGGGAPPLCGLVELLLTIINRPNHSLDRHTRGVACECLRQLELAFPCLLSEIAPHLWSLCQSERTHVSQWYVLLLSTAVLNIVKLKPSEASIASISNATIPLVPFNLPQFLIDRVGADFVWKENEICYKELRKVVSYLLDCPQYLTSFGVVEFMGAIIPLAEELELQASLLRVQFSWLLYTFKPLLCHIFLRMYVKFLDSFEGQEFEVASRLLLLSKESHHYLVFRLLALHWMLGLFALTVGEEEARKRSIIDMSLRFYPTIFDPLAMKALKLDLLAYCSRLLSDIGDANVVKGVEVDKEVYKVKLFEDGLLSVSSFEWLPPWNTETAVAFRTFHKFLIGGSPHSDSATSSVSALTESNIFDALQKRLVDSTSEFKGLVPVVVAFIDRLLGCHKHRWLGEHLLKTLDKHLLPKLKKDYNLGSYFPIFERISENDKVSPSGLLNLLLRFMVFLVEKHGPDSGLRSWHHGSKILGICRTMLVHHHGSSLFIGLSHLLVSICLFFPDLEVRDSARFYLRMLIGIPGKKLKHILNTGEHLPGLSPSTHSGSFFSLQSTSIFPDLKKSSSIASCIYIERATSLLVKQSWSLSLPNFGTNPGLPGFFDGIRDNEPAGEEQVLEITMSGDTILENDLPHQQKGPLRVMDAKNSEIVNELRRHFISIPDYRHMPGLKIQISCNLRFDSEPSVDEEKKFTAANAFDREDQLPALYAIVLTFTSSSPYGAISPFHIPFLLGSPPKNDKLLSQADSLAIVSVENGHVEEESFKAPVCIEFEPREPMPGLVDVFIETNADNGQVIKGQLPSISVGIEDMFLRAIVPDDIAEDDVPSYYVNLFNALWEACETTSSTGRETFALKGGRGIAAISGTRSVKLLEVPVTALVEAIERHLAPFVVCVIGEPLVGMVKSGGVIKDVIWKDSSSDSSLDITCSPTSARGALYLKYFGDEEEDDGGTQITAARENIGYCHILIFLPPRFHLLFQLEIRDFSTLVRIRTDHWPCLAYVDDYLEALFLE